One window of Cohnella hashimotonis genomic DNA carries:
- a CDS encoding ABC transporter permease, whose amino-acid sequence MKADILVRTEWNRKSRRITRHTIRRMLAHWQLYVILLPPLLYVIIFHYIPMYGIQLAFKQFQAMSGIAGSPWVGFKHFDQFFSSPSSWRIIRNTVGISLYSLAAGFAFPILLAVALNEVRGRFFKKTVQMVTYAPYFISTVVLVGMLMQILDPRIGVINQFIALFGGDPVNLMGKAAYFKSIYVWTTIWQGTGYSAVIYLAALSGVSKDLQEACVIDGASKLRRIWHVDLPAIRPTIVILLVLSFGNVMNVGYEMIFLMQNSLNLTTSEIISTYVYKVGLVNANFSFSTAIGLFNSVINLILLVAANYAAKKFTDSSLW is encoded by the coding sequence TTGAAGGCCGACATACTTGTTCGGACTGAATGGAATCGGAAGTCGCGACGCATAACCAGACATACGATCCGGAGAATGCTGGCCCACTGGCAGCTTTACGTGATCCTGCTCCCTCCGTTGCTGTATGTGATCATCTTTCACTATATCCCGATGTACGGGATACAGCTTGCTTTCAAACAATTCCAGGCGATGAGCGGGATCGCCGGCAGCCCTTGGGTTGGATTCAAACATTTCGACCAGTTCTTCAGTTCGCCTTCCAGCTGGAGAATCATCCGGAATACGGTCGGCATCAGCCTGTATTCGCTCGCGGCCGGTTTTGCGTTTCCCATTTTGCTTGCCGTCGCGTTAAACGAAGTGCGGGGACGTTTTTTTAAGAAAACGGTTCAGATGGTCACGTATGCGCCGTACTTTATTTCGACGGTGGTGCTCGTGGGAATGCTGATGCAAATTCTCGATCCGCGGATCGGCGTGATCAATCAATTTATCGCGTTATTCGGCGGGGATCCCGTCAACCTGATGGGCAAGGCGGCATACTTCAAATCTATCTACGTATGGACGACCATCTGGCAGGGAACCGGTTATTCGGCCGTTATTTATCTCGCGGCTTTGTCAGGCGTCAGCAAGGATCTGCAGGAAGCCTGCGTTATCGACGGGGCGTCCAAGCTTCGGCGGATCTGGCATGTCGATCTGCCTGCCATCCGTCCTACCATCGTCATTTTGCTCGTTTTAAGCTTCGGCAACGTGATGAACGTCGGGTATGAGATGATTTTCCTTATGCAGAACAGTTTGAATCTGACGACATCCGAGATCATTTCGACTTATGTGTACAAGGTTGGTTTGGTCAATGCGAATTTCAGCTTCTCTACGGCAATCGGTTTATTTAATTCCGTTATCAACCTGATTCTGCTGGTGGCGGCGAACTACGCAGCGAAGAAGTTCACCGATAGCAGTCTGTGGTGA
- a CDS encoding alpha-L-rhamnosidase C-terminal domain-containing protein, with amino-acid sequence MANLQTGTADWRVMVDQAIETHSDEDYTIFMGAIAERVQGELIPEGWKCAKNPEGRWAAAEKGEPCLGKDDPHPLFIVPQLPLVSRPIPLLFERVRGFVREMPARKGDAGPIRFSEQTGSAMVPPFSRAVVELDAGELTTGYPVYSIEQGKGAQIVFRYAERYVQPGNEKANTVRDDAENGIIRGFEDIYYPSGNAEVYEPFWLRAFRFIRIEVQTGPQPLLLHRPAFRESAYPLNAQSFVNSPAPWIRQLWDISLRTLQLCMHETYEDCPYYEQMQFIMDTRLQALFTYGVGGDIGLVRKALEDFHGSLLPEGITQDRFPSAMAQIIPSFSLHFVFMLHDYYWQTGDVTLVKRYRPTIDAVLDWFDRRVGESGLVERIGYWAYIDWVAEWKEGVPTACKTGPSTVHNLVYASALQVGAKLNDATGRSQIGSEYADRANRILASIEHLCWSEEKGMYREGPAVEQYSQHAQIWAVLTGLCEEQGARSVMLKALDEPDVLKCSFSMAFFLFRALEKSGLYSRTSELLQQWIDLLPLHLTTLPETPREPRSDCHAWSALPLYEFTHCLLGVKAGSPGWTAIHIEPHSSYLTEMSGTLQTPVGQVTVSWRKEEDSLFITGNVPIGIPLRVRWDGGKERVFANGGSFNEVLVRHKN; translated from the coding sequence TTGGCCAACCTTCAAACAGGCACCGCAGATTGGCGAGTCATGGTGGATCAGGCGATTGAAACCCATTCAGACGAAGACTATACGATCTTTATGGGGGCAATTGCCGAACGGGTGCAAGGGGAGCTTATTCCGGAAGGGTGGAAATGTGCAAAGAACCCCGAAGGCAGATGGGCAGCTGCGGAGAAAGGAGAGCCATGCCTGGGTAAAGACGATCCCCACCCCCTTTTTATCGTTCCGCAGCTTCCTTTGGTAAGCAGACCGATTCCGCTTCTTTTCGAGCGTGTGCGAGGCTTCGTTCGAGAGATGCCTGCACGCAAGGGAGACGCAGGTCCGATTCGTTTTAGCGAACAAACGGGATCCGCCATGGTTCCTCCTTTCAGTCGCGCCGTTGTCGAACTGGATGCAGGAGAGCTGACGACCGGCTACCCTGTTTATTCCATCGAGCAAGGCAAAGGCGCTCAGATCGTATTCCGCTATGCAGAAAGGTATGTACAGCCAGGGAACGAGAAGGCGAATACGGTCCGGGACGATGCCGAGAACGGGATCATTCGGGGGTTCGAGGATATTTATTATCCGTCGGGAAATGCCGAGGTGTACGAGCCCTTCTGGTTAAGGGCGTTCCGATTCATCCGGATCGAGGTGCAGACAGGTCCGCAACCACTGTTGCTTCACCGTCCCGCATTTCGAGAGAGCGCTTATCCGTTAAATGCCCAATCGTTCGTTAACTCGCCAGCGCCCTGGATCAGGCAGCTTTGGGATATCAGTCTTCGTACGCTGCAATTGTGCATGCACGAGACGTATGAGGACTGTCCCTATTACGAGCAAATGCAGTTCATCATGGACACGCGTCTCCAAGCGCTTTTTACGTATGGTGTCGGAGGCGATATCGGCTTAGTCCGGAAGGCGTTGGAGGATTTCCACGGCTCGCTGCTCCCGGAAGGGATTACCCAGGATCGGTTTCCAAGTGCCATGGCGCAGATTATTCCGTCCTTCTCCCTTCATTTTGTGTTTATGCTGCACGATTATTATTGGCAGACCGGAGACGTCACTCTCGTTAAACGATATCGGCCGACGATCGATGCGGTATTGGATTGGTTCGACCGAAGAGTCGGCGAGTCCGGCTTGGTCGAGAGAATTGGGTATTGGGCGTATATCGATTGGGTAGCCGAGTGGAAGGAAGGCGTACCCACCGCCTGTAAGACAGGCCCGTCAACTGTGCATAATCTTGTTTATGCGAGCGCATTGCAAGTGGGGGCAAAATTGAACGACGCTACGGGACGTTCACAGATCGGATCCGAGTATGCAGACCGCGCAAACCGGATCCTTGCCTCGATCGAACATTTATGCTGGTCGGAAGAGAAGGGAATGTACCGTGAAGGGCCAGCCGTCGAACAATACAGCCAGCATGCCCAGATCTGGGCAGTATTAACTGGATTGTGCGAGGAACAGGGAGCACGAAGCGTGATGTTGAAGGCGTTAGATGAGCCCGACGTGCTCAAATGCTCGTTTTCGATGGCCTTTTTCTTATTCCGTGCCTTAGAGAAATCCGGACTTTATTCGCGAACGTCGGAACTGCTCCAGCAATGGATCGATCTGCTTCCGCTACATTTAACAACGCTTCCGGAGACTCCGAGAGAGCCGCGCAGCGATTGCCATGCATGGAGCGCGCTGCCTCTGTATGAATTCACGCATTGTCTGCTTGGCGTTAAGGCAGGAAGTCCGGGATGGACCGCAATTCATATTGAGCCCCACTCGTCGTACTTGACAGAAATGAGCGGAACCCTTCAAACGCCAGTCGGCCAAGTGACGGTTTCTTGGAGAAAAGAGGAGGACTCTCTCTTCATTACAGGAAACGTTCCGATCGGGATCCCCTTGCGAGTGCGGTGGGACGGTGGAAAAGAACGGGTATTTGCGAACGGCGGGAGCTTTAATGAAGTTCTTGTTCGCCATAAAAATTGA
- a CDS encoding carbohydrate ABC transporter permease — MEAHPNRLMKESPGDRIFNVATYLYLAIVFVLVAYPLIYVVSASFSAPSAVISGKVWLWPVEPTLNGYEAVFKNKQLVSGFANSLFYMVAGTLINLVMTVMAAFPLSRKELFGRNLFMAIFLFTMLFSGGLIPTFLLVRDLGLLDTRWAMILPVALSVWNLIITRTYFQATIPDELYEAASMDGCTDFRFLLRMALPLSAPILAVMALYYGVGHWNSYFNALIYLKSPDLQPLQIILRNILVLNQLDPTMMQDFEVLQRKQGLADIVKYAVIVVASLPVLLIYPFVQKYFVRGIMIGAIKG, encoded by the coding sequence ATGGAAGCGCATCCGAATCGGTTGATGAAGGAGTCGCCCGGAGACCGGATATTTAATGTAGCGACCTATTTATACCTGGCGATTGTTTTTGTGCTGGTCGCCTATCCGCTGATCTATGTCGTAAGCGCTTCCTTCAGTGCGCCGAGCGCGGTAATCTCAGGCAAGGTTTGGCTCTGGCCCGTAGAGCCGACATTAAACGGTTACGAGGCCGTATTCAAAAACAAGCAATTGGTAAGCGGCTTTGCCAACTCGCTTTTTTACATGGTGGCCGGCACGCTGATCAATCTGGTGATGACCGTTATGGCAGCGTTTCCCCTGTCCCGGAAGGAGCTGTTCGGCCGAAACCTGTTTATGGCGATCTTCTTGTTTACGATGCTCTTCTCAGGGGGGCTCATTCCGACCTTCCTGCTGGTCAGGGACCTGGGCTTGCTCGATACGAGGTGGGCGATGATTTTGCCCGTGGCCTTGTCGGTATGGAACCTGATCATCACAAGAACATACTTTCAGGCTACGATCCCGGACGAATTATACGAGGCTGCATCGATGGACGGCTGCACCGACTTTCGCTTCCTTCTCCGTATGGCACTTCCGCTGTCCGCGCCGATTCTGGCCGTCATGGCGCTCTATTACGGGGTCGGTCACTGGAACAGTTACTTTAATGCGCTCATCTATCTGAAATCGCCGGATCTTCAGCCGCTTCAAATCATACTGCGCAATATCCTGGTGCTAAATCAGCTGGACCCGACGATGATGCAGGATTTCGAGGTGCTGCAGCGCAAGCAGGGTCTGGCCGACATCGTCAAATATGCCGTCATCGTCGTTGCAAGCCTGCCGGTGCTGCTTATCTACCCATTCGTGCAGAAATACTTCGTTCGCGGGATCATGATCGGCGCAATCAAAGGCTGA
- a CDS encoding carbohydrate ABC transporter permease: protein MYISKLILWLFSCFTLFILGYLVWNSFRTKRDVLSNTLGWPKSFTFDGYVDIFRDEHFGIHIWNSVVVLVVTIFIIVALASMVAYGLGRYKFKFKQGVLLYFLVGLMFPVQLGIVPIFLIIKNMGLINSLWSVILILSAGISMPVLLLSNFFAGLPNALAESARLDGAGEWKTFYRIMFPLASPVIVSLCIILSVSVWNQFFVPLVMLQNETVKTIPLAIMKYTSNILMSMDYALVSSVLATIPILILFFIFSERVISGVASGSIKE from the coding sequence TTGTATATATCCAAGCTGATACTTTGGCTCTTTTCTTGCTTTACGTTATTTATTTTGGGTTATCTCGTTTGGAATTCGTTTCGTACGAAGAGAGATGTATTATCCAATACGCTCGGTTGGCCTAAATCTTTTACATTCGACGGGTATGTCGACATTTTCCGCGACGAACATTTCGGCATTCACATATGGAATAGCGTTGTCGTTCTGGTCGTTACGATCTTCATTATCGTCGCCCTCGCTTCTATGGTGGCCTACGGATTGGGACGCTACAAGTTTAAATTCAAGCAAGGCGTCCTTCTCTATTTCTTGGTAGGTTTGATGTTTCCGGTGCAGCTCGGCATCGTGCCTATTTTTCTCATCATCAAGAACATGGGACTTATCAATTCGTTATGGAGCGTCATTTTAATCTTGTCGGCCGGCATCTCCATGCCCGTATTGCTGCTGTCGAATTTTTTTGCGGGTCTGCCCAATGCGTTAGCGGAGTCCGCCAGACTGGACGGGGCGGGTGAATGGAAAACTTTTTATCGAATTATGTTCCCTCTGGCTTCGCCGGTAATCGTAAGCTTGTGCATCATTTTATCGGTAAGCGTGTGGAACCAATTTTTTGTGCCGCTTGTTATGCTTCAAAACGAAACGGTAAAGACGATTCCGCTTGCGATTATGAAGTATACTTCGAATATTTTGATGAGCATGGATTATGCCTTGGTCAGCTCCGTATTAGCTACGATTCCGATTTTGATTCTTTTTTTCATATTTTCCGAACGGGTTATTTCGGGTGTAGCCTCAGGGAGCATTAAAGAATAA
- a CDS encoding ABC transporter substrate-binding protein: MKKVVKTLVLSLICLSFILAGCAIDKGTGNQTGSPNASGGGSAGEAAVTEPGSYPIVKDKITLRVMAPQIPQIIDFNTNEFTKWYEEKTNIHIEWEVVPSGNVKEKLNLVLASGDYPDIFLGLGVDDVIEAQYGVGQQIFRPLDGLIEKHMTAFKEVMQKHPDIKGRITATDGNIYSLPSWNDCFHCGYAQKMWINQEWLDNLGLPMPTTTDEFYQVMKAFKEKDPNGNGKADEIPLAGATDGWYTTIDGFLMNPFILNPGMYNPLKMIVQDGKVMSIVNTPQYRDGLAYLNKLYAEGLIYQPSFTQKIDQLKSIAASEGSAILGAFPTGASVGVIDPATNQERYKQYVTVPPLKGPDGTRQATFFKFDAVQGGDFLISSTSKYPEAAIRWADGLYEFETQTRLITGPKDVGWTTPDPGAVGLSGKPALLKRLKPYTNEPQNDGWMHAAIEYAPAEWRLGEQVEPSSDLFTPDGLERLLYEETAKKYQPYTPENTTVMPPVKLLAEENDELQTIRIELENYINESTVRFITGNLKPAADWDSYVQSLDKIGLQRFVEINQKAYDRQYAGH, translated from the coding sequence ATGAAAAAGGTTGTCAAAACGTTAGTATTAAGCCTAATCTGTCTGTCCTTCATTCTTGCCGGATGCGCCATAGATAAGGGAACCGGTAATCAGACGGGCAGCCCGAACGCCTCTGGCGGCGGCAGCGCCGGAGAAGCGGCGGTAACCGAACCCGGCAGCTACCCGATCGTCAAAGATAAAATTACGTTGCGGGTCATGGCGCCGCAAATTCCACAGATCATCGACTTTAACACCAACGAGTTTACGAAATGGTATGAAGAAAAAACGAACATTCATATCGAATGGGAAGTCGTCCCTTCGGGGAACGTCAAAGAGAAGCTGAATCTCGTTCTGGCAAGTGGCGACTATCCGGACATCTTTCTCGGCCTCGGCGTCGACGACGTCATCGAAGCCCAGTACGGTGTCGGTCAGCAAATTTTCCGGCCTCTCGACGGCTTGATCGAGAAGCACATGACTGCCTTCAAGGAGGTTATGCAGAAGCATCCGGACATTAAGGGAAGAATCACCGCCACGGACGGCAACATCTATTCGCTGCCTTCCTGGAACGACTGCTTCCACTGCGGTTATGCCCAAAAAATGTGGATCAATCAAGAGTGGCTCGATAACTTGGGACTTCCGATGCCTACGACGACAGACGAGTTTTATCAAGTGATGAAGGCCTTCAAGGAAAAGGATCCCAACGGCAACGGCAAAGCCGACGAAATTCCGCTGGCCGGCGCGACTGACGGCTGGTACACGACGATCGACGGCTTTCTAATGAATCCGTTTATTCTTAATCCAGGCATGTATAACCCGCTCAAGATGATCGTACAGGACGGAAAGGTCATGTCGATCGTAAATACGCCGCAATACAGGGACGGTCTCGCCTATCTGAATAAATTGTATGCCGAGGGGCTGATCTATCAGCCTTCGTTCACCCAGAAAATCGACCAGCTGAAGTCGATTGCCGCGAGCGAAGGAAGCGCGATTCTCGGCGCATTCCCGACCGGAGCCAGCGTCGGCGTGATCGATCCCGCCACGAACCAGGAACGGTACAAGCAGTACGTTACCGTACCTCCGCTTAAAGGGCCGGACGGAACGAGACAAGCTACGTTTTTCAAGTTTGATGCGGTGCAAGGCGGCGACTTCCTGATCTCTTCCACCTCCAAATATCCGGAAGCGGCCATTCGCTGGGCGGACGGTCTGTATGAATTCGAAACCCAGACTCGGTTGATCACCGGGCCGAAGGACGTGGGCTGGACAACGCCGGATCCGGGCGCCGTGGGGCTGAGCGGGAAGCCGGCGCTGCTGAAGCGACTGAAGCCTTATACGAATGAACCGCAAAATGACGGCTGGATGCATGCGGCCATCGAATACGCGCCGGCCGAATGGCGACTGGGCGAACAGGTGGAGCCCAGCTCGGATCTTTTCACGCCGGATGGCCTCGAGCGTCTGTTGTATGAGGAGACGGCAAAAAAATACCAGCCTTATACGCCGGAAAATACGACGGTCATGCCGCCGGTCAAACTGCTGGCAGAAGAAAACGACGAGCTTCAAACGATCCGGATCGAGCTGGAAAACTATATCAACGAATCGACGGTTCGATTTATTACCGGCAACTTGAAGCCTGCAGCCGATTGGGACAGCTACGTGCAGAGCCTCGATAAGATCGGACTCCAACGATTCGTCGAGATCAATCAGAAGGCTTACGATCGACAGTACGCGGGCCATTAA
- a CDS encoding alpha-L-rhamnosidase C-terminal domain-containing protein encodes MQTPWEDEASWIWTADWTHEDESGIGKFVYFRKTVELGEGPFNCTLRISADSRYRLFVNGHSICSGPSKGDRFTWYYDSLSIGDRLRPGQNVIAVQVLRYPYAGGGNQSVWRTRLPGLYVHADIRNPSSNEIVHAHTDDSWLCLKDEAIVLTQGVYTQFLGVTESVDGAKLPVGWDNVRFDDTGWQKARSYVFDTKHGELRPWELSERPIPMMYENGRTFQSISKFAGSDEAEEYWANLLSGRGAVFIEPKKSVTVDVDAGELTTGYIELLMSGGQDAAIELLCAECYEQEPILVPWLRDKGDRTDSVNGDLYGDIDLYKPAGEGDESGSKLEKYEPFWFRTFRYVRIKIETKEQPLRLHRLTYRETGYPIDVAAEYRSSDPEESVLWDISVRTLRRCMHETYEDCPYYEQLQYAMDTRSQILFTYCLSGDDRLARKTFYEFHSSLLPQGLTQSRYPSVATQVIPGFSLYWIYMLHDHMMFAGDRKMLERYLPSIDAVLGYFHRTIDASGLVGPMNPRYWSFVDWADKWKDDYGVPDAAKKGPLTVYCLMYAYALRQAAEIADYANRARLASEYRDRASDMIRAVRTHCMSADIPGCFTDGPNVEAYSQHAQIWAILSGAASVEEGRNALLTALDDPSFVPCSFAMSFYQYRALTMVGLYERVHELLAPWRKMAKDGLTTWMEDTVSQRSDAHAWGSVPIYEYAAETLGVHAKAPGFKEIGIRPFIGRLTHAGGRVMTPHGPVDVDWRVDDGYFHISAKWPEHLTCTLVLPNGSSVSVENGGKYETTVEWRQSAAAEGDAQ; translated from the coding sequence GTGCAGACACCTTGGGAAGACGAAGCAAGCTGGATATGGACGGCGGATTGGACACATGAAGATGAATCTGGGATCGGCAAGTTCGTTTATTTTCGAAAAACGGTTGAACTGGGAGAAGGACCGTTCAATTGTACGCTCCGGATCTCGGCAGATAGTCGCTACAGGCTGTTCGTCAATGGCCATTCGATCTGCAGCGGCCCCAGCAAAGGGGATCGCTTCACCTGGTATTACGACAGCCTCTCAATCGGAGACCGACTAAGGCCAGGACAAAACGTGATTGCGGTCCAGGTGCTGAGATATCCGTACGCGGGCGGCGGGAATCAGTCGGTTTGGCGGACCAGGCTCCCCGGCTTGTACGTTCATGCCGACATCAGGAATCCTTCAAGCAATGAGATTGTACATGCACATACCGACGATTCATGGCTTTGCTTGAAGGATGAGGCTATCGTTCTGACGCAAGGCGTATATACGCAGTTTCTTGGCGTTACGGAATCGGTTGACGGTGCAAAGCTGCCGGTTGGATGGGATAACGTCCGCTTTGATGACACTGGATGGCAAAAAGCCCGTTCGTATGTTTTCGATACGAAGCATGGGGAATTAAGGCCTTGGGAACTGTCGGAGCGTCCGATTCCGATGATGTACGAGAACGGCCGGACTTTTCAAAGCATTAGCAAGTTCGCCGGTTCCGATGAGGCAGAGGAATATTGGGCAAACTTGTTGAGCGGCAGAGGCGCAGTCTTCATCGAGCCCAAGAAGTCCGTAACCGTAGACGTCGATGCCGGAGAGCTGACGACAGGCTATATTGAACTGCTGATGAGCGGGGGACAGGACGCTGCGATCGAATTGCTATGCGCCGAATGCTACGAACAAGAGCCCATATTGGTGCCATGGTTGCGCGATAAAGGAGATCGTACGGACAGCGTTAACGGCGATTTGTACGGCGATATCGACCTCTATAAACCTGCAGGCGAAGGCGATGAGAGCGGATCGAAGCTGGAAAAGTACGAGCCCTTTTGGTTTCGTACGTTCCGATATGTCAGAATCAAGATCGAAACCAAAGAGCAACCGCTGAGGCTGCATCGATTAACGTACCGGGAAACGGGGTATCCGATCGACGTTGCAGCCGAGTATCGTTCCTCCGATCCCGAGGAGTCCGTCTTATGGGACATTAGCGTGAGAACGCTAAGGCGTTGCATGCACGAAACCTATGAAGACTGCCCCTATTACGAGCAGCTTCAGTATGCGATGGATACTCGCTCGCAAATTTTGTTCACCTATTGCCTGTCGGGCGACGATCGATTGGCGCGGAAAACCTTTTATGAATTCCATAGCTCCCTTTTGCCGCAAGGATTAACGCAGTCCAGGTATCCTTCGGTCGCGACGCAAGTCATTCCGGGATTCTCGCTTTATTGGATTTATATGCTTCACGATCATATGATGTTCGCCGGCGACCGCAAAATGCTGGAGAGGTATTTGCCGAGCATAGATGCGGTCCTGGGATATTTCCATCGCACGATTGACGCCAGCGGGCTCGTCGGTCCCATGAATCCAAGGTACTGGTCCTTTGTAGATTGGGCCGATAAGTGGAAAGACGACTATGGCGTACCGGATGCTGCGAAAAAGGGGCCGTTAACGGTCTATTGTTTAATGTACGCCTACGCGTTGCGCCAGGCTGCAGAGATCGCCGACTATGCCAACCGGGCCCGGCTGGCTTCCGAGTATCGGGATCGCGCATCCGACATGATACGCGCCGTGAGAACGCATTGCATGTCGGCCGATATCCCCGGCTGTTTTACGGATGGGCCGAACGTGGAGGCGTATAGCCAACATGCGCAGATCTGGGCGATATTGAGCGGGGCTGCGAGTGTTGAAGAGGGGCGTAACGCTTTGCTGACGGCGCTGGACGATCCTTCTTTTGTCCCTTGCTCTTTTGCCATGTCGTTCTATCAGTATCGTGCCCTGACTATGGTTGGCTTGTACGAGCGGGTGCACGAACTGCTGGCGCCATGGAGAAAAATGGCGAAGGACGGTCTGACGACCTGGATGGAGGATACGGTTAGTCAGCGGAGCGACGCGCATGCGTGGGGCTCGGTCCCGATCTACGAATATGCGGCCGAGACGCTTGGCGTCCACGCCAAAGCGCCGGGCTTCAAGGAAATCGGAATACGCCCCTTCATCGGCAGGTTAACGCATGCGGGCGGGCGCGTCATGACTCCGCACGGCCCGGTCGATGTCGATTGGCGGGTAGACGACGGATACTTTCATATAAGCGCGAAATGGCCTGAACATCTCACTTGTACGCTTGTTCTCCCTAACGGTTCGTCCGTCAGTGTCGAGAACGGCGGCAAATACGAGACAACCGTTGAATGGCGACAATCGGCGGCAGCGGAAGGAGACGCGCAGTGA
- a CDS encoding SulP family inorganic anion transporter, producing the protein MLGKQSFFSNWKVQVLAGITTSLAVIPDSLAFSFMAGVHPNVGFYTSIIILLVITVLGARGGMISASAGSMAVLMTTLVAGHGLQYLFAATILTGLLQLAMGLLRVGRWMNFVSRAVVTGFINALAIFIFMAQLQNFRGQPWGAFAMAGVTLVIVFLFPRLNKTIPSPLFAVVVMSVAAWAFHIPLQRVSDVAQLSSALPGFGLPQVPLTWETFRVILPYALSLAIVGTTETLLTQDFLDKLTSEKTDKNKEIRGQGIANAASGFFGGMAGCALVAESVLNVKLGGKGRLSMLTAGLFLLSLVLVFGSVLNYIPMSVLAGVMIMICVQIFDWGSLKNIRRIPKSETTIMLTTMVAALLTHDLAIGVFAGVLLNLVLFVVQMSRIHVTSERTGTTLTYAVTGHLFFGSSPMLREKIELPSDETAVTIDLSRASVWDHYAERDIESLLDDFRLQKKSVRLIRKESGAIS; encoded by the coding sequence TTGCTTGGCAAACAAAGTTTTTTCAGCAATTGGAAAGTTCAGGTGCTGGCGGGGATTACGACCTCGCTGGCCGTGATCCCGGATTCATTGGCATTTTCCTTTATGGCGGGCGTTCATCCGAACGTAGGCTTTTACACGTCGATTATCATTTTGCTGGTCATTACGGTACTTGGCGCTCGCGGCGGCATGATCTCTGCTTCGGCGGGCTCGATGGCGGTGCTCATGACCACGCTCGTCGCCGGCCACGGGCTGCAGTATTTGTTCGCGGCGACCATTCTGACCGGACTCCTTCAGCTCGCCATGGGGCTGCTGCGCGTGGGGCGCTGGATGAACTTCGTGTCGCGCGCCGTCGTCACCGGCTTTATCAATGCGCTTGCCATCTTTATCTTTATGGCCCAACTGCAAAATTTCCGCGGCCAGCCGTGGGGCGCATTTGCGATGGCTGGCGTCACCCTTGTCATCGTTTTTCTGTTCCCCCGCCTCAACAAGACGATTCCTTCGCCGCTGTTTGCGGTCGTCGTGATGTCCGTTGCGGCTTGGGCGTTCCACATTCCGCTGCAGCGCGTATCCGACGTGGCGCAGCTGTCGTCGGCGCTGCCTGGATTCGGCCTGCCGCAGGTTCCGCTCACCTGGGAGACGTTTCGAGTGATTTTACCCTATGCGCTGTCGCTGGCCATCGTAGGCACAACGGAGACGCTGCTGACGCAGGATTTTCTGGATAAACTGACGAGCGAGAAGACGGATAAAAATAAGGAAATTCGCGGTCAGGGCATCGCAAACGCTGCTTCCGGATTTTTTGGCGGCATGGCCGGTTGCGCCTTGGTGGCTGAATCCGTGCTGAACGTCAAGCTTGGGGGAAAAGGCCGTTTGTCCATGCTGACGGCAGGGCTTTTCCTGCTGTCACTCGTGCTCGTATTCGGCAGCGTGCTGAATTATATTCCGATGTCGGTGCTGGCCGGGGTAATGATCATGATTTGCGTGCAAATTTTCGATTGGGGCTCGCTTAAGAACATTCGGCGCATCCCGAAGAGCGAAACCACGATCATGCTGACGACGATGGTCGCAGCGCTGCTGACGCACGATCTGGCAATCGGCGTGTTCGCCGGCGTGCTGCTCAACCTTGTTCTATTCGTCGTGCAAATGTCGCGTATTCATGTGACGAGCGAACGGACCGGCACCACGCTCACCTATGCGGTAACGGGCCACCTGTTTTTCGGCTCTTCGCCGATGCTACGGGAGAAGATCGAGTTACCGAGTGACGAGACGGCGGTGACGATTGATCTGAGCCGGGCAAGCGTATGGGACCATTACGCCGAACGCGACATCGAGAGCCTGCTGGACGATTTCCGGCTGCAGAAGAAGAGCGTTCGCTTGATCAGAAAGGAGTCCGGCGCCATTTCATGA